Proteins encoded together in one Pseudoroseomonas cervicalis window:
- a CDS encoding tripartite tricarboxylate transporter substrate binding protein: MHPTHLKRRALLGGALLAAPMLAPRATWAQENWPTRPIRVVVPFGAGTSTDIMTRLVSTRMSQILGQPLVVENRAGAGGVVGSDGVAKSAPDGYTLCMGSIASHSVNVSLMPNMPYDVLRDFTPISLVTNAPNLLVISPRIPARTLPEFIAWAKQQGQGVSYASAGNGTSSHLAGELLKLRTGAPFEHVPYRSGSQAVTDVVAGNVPMIIYQVTAVLPFVREGTLRALAATSAQRLQLTPEIPTAMEQGIADFDVSAWHGLFAPARLPEPLRDRIYAALREALFAPELKQQLLDQGLEPVAMPPAEFRPWLERDIAKWREVVRVSGAKAD; encoded by the coding sequence ATGCACCCCACCCATCTGAAGCGCCGCGCCCTGCTGGGCGGTGCGCTGCTCGCCGCCCCCATGCTCGCCCCGCGCGCCACGTGGGCGCAGGAGAACTGGCCGACGCGGCCGATCCGCGTGGTGGTGCCCTTCGGCGCCGGCACCAGCACCGACATCATGACGCGGCTCGTCTCCACGCGGATGAGCCAGATCCTGGGCCAGCCCCTGGTGGTGGAGAACCGGGCCGGGGCCGGTGGCGTGGTGGGCAGCGACGGCGTCGCCAAATCCGCCCCGGATGGCTACACGCTGTGCATGGGCAGCATCGCCTCGCATTCGGTGAATGTCTCGCTGATGCCGAACATGCCCTATGACGTGCTGCGCGATTTCACGCCGATCTCGCTGGTGACCAACGCGCCGAATTTGCTGGTCATCTCGCCGCGCATCCCGGCGCGCACCCTGCCGGAGTTCATCGCCTGGGCGAAGCAGCAGGGGCAGGGGGTCAGCTACGCCTCGGCCGGCAATGGCACCTCCAGCCATCTGGCGGGCGAACTGCTGAAGCTGCGCACCGGCGCGCCCTTCGAGCATGTGCCCTATCGCAGCGGCTCCCAGGCGGTGACCGATGTGGTGGCGGGCAATGTGCCGATGATCATCTACCAGGTGACGGCGGTGCTGCCTTTCGTGCGTGAGGGCACGCTGCGCGCGCTGGCCGCGACCTCCGCCCAGCGGCTGCAGCTGACGCCCGAGATTCCGACGGCGATGGAGCAGGGCATCGCGGATTTCGACGTCTCCGCCTGGCATGGGCTGTTCGCCCCGGCGCGGCTGCCGGAGCCGCTGCGCGACCGGATCTATGCCGCGCTGCGCGAGGCGCTGTTTGCCCCCGAGCTGAAGCAGCAGCTGCTGGACCAGGGGCTGGAGCCGGTGGCGATGCCGCCAGCCGAGTTCCGCCCCTGGCTGGAGCGGGATATCGCCAAATGGCGGGAGGTGGTGCGGGTGTCGGGCGCCAAGGCTGATTAA
- a CDS encoding LysR family transcriptional regulator, with protein sequence MTPSLRQLRALVAAAETGSFGQAALRLHVSQPALTLQIRELEQGLGVTLFDRTARGARPTRAGAALAQAFQRVLADLDAVVDSARDEAARRAGVVHLAVLPSVAATLLPPVLARLRAAHPGIRVMLRDAVARRVGALVKAGEVDLGIGHAAGPEPELAARLLFEDALVAVLPPGHPLAAQALLPLAALSDQPLMLTDPESSLRALAEAAFAEAGLPAPRPAYEATYMSTAVALARAGLGIAILPESAMDLRAAPELQTRPVDSPLLRRRILLLQRQGAALSPAAEALVEALLAEAPTLKLT encoded by the coding sequence ATGACCCCTTCCCTGCGCCAGCTGCGCGCCCTGGTGGCGGCGGCGGAGACCGGCAGCTTCGGCCAGGCGGCGCTGCGGCTGCATGTGTCGCAGCCCGCGCTGACCCTGCAGATCCGCGAACTGGAACAGGGCCTCGGCGTCACCCTGTTCGACCGCACCGCGCGCGGCGCCCGGCCGACCCGGGCCGGGGCGGCGCTGGCGCAGGCCTTCCAGCGCGTGCTGGCCGATCTCGACGCCGTGGTGGACAGCGCGCGGGACGAGGCGGCGCGGCGCGCCGGCGTGGTGCATCTGGCGGTGCTGCCCTCGGTCGCGGCGACGCTGCTGCCGCCGGTGCTGGCACGGCTGCGCGCGGCGCATCCCGGCATCCGGGTGATGCTGCGCGACGCGGTGGCGCGGCGGGTGGGCGCCCTGGTCAAGGCGGGGGAGGTCGATCTCGGCATCGGCCATGCCGCGGGGCCGGAGCCGGAGCTGGCGGCGCGGCTGCTGTTCGAGGATGCGCTGGTCGCCGTCCTGCCGCCGGGCCACCCGCTGGCGGCCCAGGCGCTGCTGCCGCTCGCCGCTTTGTCCGACCAGCCCCTGATGCTGACCGACCCGGAAAGCAGCCTGCGCGCTTTGGCCGAGGCCGCCTTCGCCGAAGCCGGCCTGCCGGCGCCGCGCCCGGCCTATGAGGCGACCTACATGTCGACGGCGGTGGCGCTGGCGCGGGCCGGGCTCGGCATCGCCATCCTGCCGGAAAGTGCGATGGATCTGCGCGCGGCGCCGGAGCTGCAGACCCGCCCGGTCGACAGCCCCTTGCTGCGCCGCCGCATCCTGCTGCTGCAACGCCAGGGCGCCGCCCTCTCCCCGGCGGCGGAGGCGCTGGTGGAAGCGCTGCTGGCCGAGGCGCCCACTCTCAAGTTGACTTGA